The Malus domestica chromosome 10, GDT2T_hap1 nucleotide sequence TAATGTACTTGGCACATACAAGACCAGATCTTTCCCATGCTTTGAGCGTGGTCATTCACTATATGCACGATCCAGGGGAACAACATATGCAAGCAATTATGAGGATATTGTGCTACTTGAAAAGAAGTCTAGGAAATGGACTTTTGTTCAGAAAGAACGCGCATTTCGGAATTGAAAGATATACTGATGCTGCTTGGGCAGGTTCAATAGATGACCGACGTTCAACATTTGGATATTTTACCTTTGTGGGCGGTAATCTATTGATgtggagaagtaagaaacaaAATGTAGTAACATGGTCTAGTGCAGAGGTTGAGTATAGAAGTATGGTTCTTGGCATTTGTGAACTTTTGTGGCTTAAGTTCCTATTACAAGATTTGGGGGTTAGACATAGTCAACCAATGAAGTTATTCTGTGACAACAAAGCTGCACGAGATATTGCTCATAATCCCGTATAACATGATAGGACTAAGCATGTGGAAGTTGACAGATTCTTCATTAAAGAAAAGTTGGAAGGGAAAGTAATTGAAGTTCCTCCAATCGGGACCGAGGACCAAGTGACAGGCATACTCACTAAGGTCGGCTCTAGTGAGAAATTCTCAAAGTTTTTGGACAAATTGGGCATGTGTGacatatatgcaccaacttAAGGGGTAGTGTTGTAATTATCTTGGGTTTCCTAGTTTAGGAGATATTGTCTTGTAATTATCTTGTAATTATTCTTTCTTGTTTACAGTAGGATTgtatatgattatatatacCTCTGAATGAGAAGAATAAAATACATTATTCAAAGCAATCTCTTATGTAGTAAGCATTGTGATAGAGACTTATTATTTAAAAGGACTTCGTAAAAATgtagtttgactttttagtgtaaagcAAATATGTTGTTTAACAATCTATaatttatagaaaaataaataaaataaaagggttTGTATTGGTATTTAGGAAGTCCTAAATTGGTAGCCGTTAATGAATGTAGATGCCACAGTCATCCACTCTTCCATAATTAATTCAAAAAACAGTGTGTACGTATAAGCGTATATGAGTGACTGATGCTAGCTTTAGCTAGCACCTTTTAATATACATGTTAGGTTCGGTGTCATGTAATAAATCCATATGTTTATCGTGTGATTTGTCAAAGTGGGCACACTTCGCTGAAAAGCTGCTTTGACTACTTCTAAATCTCAAGCTTCTTGTTCGAGACCAATTCAACCTATATAATTCAACTTGTGCTTGACAGCTATCTTAAGTGGTACCATACAAATTAAACTAACTTTAGCATTAAGGTCTTGGGTCCAAATTTGGGAGTTTATCtgcatactaaaaaaaaataaaaaattatatgtaAGGATTTCATTACATCTCTCTCTTAAATCATTCCCTCTTAATTGATTGTGAATCCTATTCTTTGTGTCTGTTGTCCTACAAGTGTGAGTGACAACCTCGCACAATACTCCCTTCTCTATAAAAGATGcctaataaaaattgaatatgcaAGTTTTTCTAGTGTATACTTCATAACACATTCCTTAAAACAAATGATTAGCAAAAGGGACCcatatgttttacaaaacccagaaaatagGTGTGAAACCTAAGATGCTTCTCTCCATGAAAGTCAAGAACTTTTATATAATAAAGgaataaattgtagcaatggtccctcaactaaaaattcattaccattagtccctcaacttatcaaaatgtgtagctatagacattttcatcaatttcatcaaaattttgttaaaataagttatgttggaataaccatttataaaattagggtccctcaactcatccaagtgtgtaattatggtccttttcgtcaactacataaaaaaatttgtcaaaacgagttatgttggaaggatcattgctacaattgagttaaagttaaggtactatttctccaattgaattaaagttgatggaccaatggtaatggatttgtagttgagggaccatagctacaatttactcataatAAAATGTGAGAAAAAT carries:
- the LOC139188588 gene encoding secreted RxLR effector protein 161-like; protein product: MSACKPVTTPLAEGMKLSLDPNQVPVDKGRYQRLVGRLMYLAHTRPDLSHALSVVIHYMHDPGEQHMQAIMRILCYLKRSLGNGLLFRKNAHFGIERYTDAAWAGSIDDRRSTFGYFTFVGGNLLMWRSKKQNVVTWSSAEVEYRSMVLGICELLWLKFLLQDLGVRHSQPMKLFCDNKAARDIAHNPV